One window of Novosphingobium sp. 9U genomic DNA carries:
- the gcvH gene encoding glycine cleavage system protein GcvH — protein MTRYFTQEHEWIDVDGEVGTVGITDYAQGQLGDITFVELPAEGANVGKGDSVSVVDSVKAASDVYSPVSGTITEANPALADEPELVNSDAEKGGWLFRLTLSDPAELDALMDEAAYKDFVEGL, from the coding sequence ATGACCCGTTACTTCACCCAGGAACACGAGTGGATCGACGTCGATGGCGAAGTCGGTACGGTCGGCATCACGGACTATGCGCAAGGCCAGTTGGGCGACATCACCTTTGTCGAGCTTCCGGCAGAGGGCGCGAACGTCGGCAAAGGGGATTCCGTCTCTGTAGTCGACTCGGTCAAGGCGGCCTCGGACGTCTACAGCCCCGTGTCGGGTACGATAACCGAGGCCAACCCGGCCCTGGCCGACGAGCCCGAGCTGGTCAATTCCGACGCCGAGAAGGGTGGATGGCTGTTCCGCCTGACGCTCAGCGATCCGGCCGAGCTCGATGCGCTGATGGATGAAGCGGCTTACAAGGACTTCGTCGAGGGATTGTGA
- the gcvT gene encoding glycine cleavage system aminomethyltransferase GcvT, translating into MSEPDSYDDEDAVIETQLLPLDLWHRERGGRMVAFAGYWMPVQYEGIIAEHLWTRENAGLFDVSHMGQLGVSGDGAAEALEALLPGDISALKPGRMRYSLLLDENGGILDDLIVLNTGHDYSIVVNGATKWDDMAHLREHLPDAITLTHLDEQGLLALQGPKAIDALGRLGLVPLHDDVVPVSALKFMQAGIYDWQGRRLAVSRSGYTGEDGFEISVHGEHIEALANALCEQPEVKPIGLGARDSLRLEAGLPLYGHDLTTETDPVSAGLQFALSKRRREEGGFAGAGRVLELLASGTQSVRVGLALEGRQAAREGASVWSAGQQVGVVTSGGFSPTLQRPIAMAYVERPCAAEGALLEVEVRGKRLAASVVPMPFVPHRYHR; encoded by the coding sequence TTGAGCGAACCGGATTCCTACGACGACGAAGATGCCGTCATCGAGACGCAGCTGCTGCCGCTCGATCTATGGCATCGCGAGCGCGGGGGGCGCATGGTCGCCTTCGCCGGCTATTGGATGCCGGTGCAGTACGAAGGCATCATCGCCGAACATCTTTGGACGCGCGAGAACGCGGGCCTGTTCGATGTCAGCCACATGGGGCAGCTCGGAGTGTCCGGCGACGGTGCGGCCGAAGCGCTGGAGGCACTGCTGCCGGGCGACATTTCGGCACTGAAACCTGGCCGCATGCGCTACTCGCTGCTGCTGGACGAGAACGGCGGCATTCTCGACGACCTGATCGTGCTCAACACCGGGCATGACTACTCGATCGTGGTCAACGGCGCGACCAAGTGGGACGACATGGCGCATTTGCGCGAGCACCTGCCCGATGCGATCACCCTCACGCACCTCGATGAACAGGGCCTGCTGGCGCTGCAAGGGCCGAAGGCGATCGACGCGTTGGGGCGGCTGGGCCTCGTGCCGCTGCACGACGATGTGGTGCCAGTGTCGGCTCTCAAGTTCATGCAGGCGGGCATCTACGATTGGCAGGGACGACGCCTGGCCGTCAGCCGCTCGGGCTATACCGGCGAAGACGGGTTCGAGATTTCCGTTCACGGCGAGCATATCGAGGCTCTGGCCAACGCGTTGTGCGAACAGCCGGAGGTGAAGCCGATCGGCCTCGGCGCGCGGGACTCGCTGCGACTGGAGGCGGGCTTGCCGCTTTACGGCCACGACCTGACGACCGAAACCGACCCGGTCAGCGCCGGCCTGCAGTTCGCATTGTCCAAGCGCCGCCGCGAGGAGGGCGGCTTCGCTGGTGCCGGCCGCGTGCTGGAGCTGCTTGCCAGTGGAACGCAGAGCGTGCGCGTCGGACTTGCGCTTGAAGGCCGGCAAGCCGCGCGCGAAGGCGCCAGTGTCTGGTCGGCTGGCCAGCAGGTTGGCGTCGTGACTTCGGGTGGTTTCTCACCCACGCTGCAGCGCCCCATCGCCATGGCCTACGTCGAGCGACCGTGCGCCGCCGAAGGCGCTCTGCTGGAGGTCGAAGTGCGCGGAAAGCGCCTCGCCGCCAGCGTCGTGCCGATGCCGTTCGTCCCCCACCGTTATCATCGCTGA
- a CDS encoding NADH:flavin oxidoreductase/NADH oxidase produces MSSPKLFEPITVGGLALANRIVIAPMCQYSAVDGCMTDWHTIHLGQLALSGAALLTIEATAVVPEGRISYADVGLWDDASEAAMAKVLESVRRYSDMPIAIQLGHAGRKASTDLPWLGGKQIAPDHANGWQTRAPSALPFEAQENAPTELSTDEIAGLVEAFAQAARRAARLGIAAVQLHAAHGYLMHQFLSPLSNQRTDQYGGSLENRMRFTLEVFDAVRAAFPADRPVTVRVSGTDWVEGGWTIEDTIALMQELEKRGCAAAHVSSGGLDPRQKIPVGPNYQVPLARAVKAATGLPVVAVGLITDFEQAEAIVGTGDADLIGLARGVLYDPRWPWHAAAHLGASVKAPPQYLRSQPRQYRDLFEA; encoded by the coding sequence GTGTCCTCACCCAAGTTGTTTGAGCCGATCACCGTGGGCGGCCTTGCGCTCGCCAACCGCATCGTCATCGCGCCGATGTGCCAGTACTCGGCGGTCGACGGTTGCATGACCGACTGGCACACGATCCATCTGGGCCAGCTGGCGCTCTCGGGAGCGGCGCTGCTGACGATCGAGGCGACAGCGGTCGTGCCCGAAGGTCGCATCTCCTACGCCGACGTCGGTTTGTGGGACGATGCCAGCGAGGCGGCCATGGCCAAGGTGCTGGAGAGCGTCCGTCGCTATTCGGACATGCCAATCGCCATCCAGCTCGGACATGCCGGGCGCAAGGCCTCGACCGACCTGCCGTGGCTGGGTGGCAAGCAGATCGCGCCCGATCATGCGAACGGCTGGCAGACGCGCGCGCCGTCGGCTTTACCATTCGAGGCGCAGGAGAATGCGCCGACAGAACTCAGCACGGACGAGATCGCCGGACTGGTCGAGGCGTTCGCCCAAGCGGCCCGCCGCGCCGCGCGGCTGGGCATCGCGGCCGTGCAGCTGCATGCGGCGCATGGCTACCTCATGCATCAGTTCCTCTCGCCGCTGTCGAACCAGCGCACCGACCAGTACGGCGGAAGCCTGGAGAACCGGATGCGCTTCACGCTGGAGGTGTTCGATGCGGTACGCGCGGCATTCCCGGCGGATCGTCCGGTCACCGTGCGCGTATCCGGCACCGACTGGGTCGAGGGCGGCTGGACGATCGAGGACACGATCGCGCTGATGCAGGAATTGGAGAAGCGGGGCTGCGCTGCTGCGCACGTGTCGAGCGGCGGGCTCGATCCGCGCCAGAAGATCCCCGTCGGCCCGAACTATCAGGTGCCGCTGGCTCGTGCGGTCAAGGCGGCTACGGGCTTGCCGGTGGTCGCCGTCGGTCTGATCACCGACTTCGAGCAGGCGGAGGCAATCGTGGGTACTGGTGATGCGGACCTGATCGGTCTTGCGCGCGGCGTGCTCTACGATCCACGTTGGCCCTGGCACGCCGCGGCGCATCTGGGCGCGAGCGTGAAGGCGCCGCCGCAATACTTGCGCTCTCAGCCGCGGCAATATCGGGACTTGTTCGAAGCTTAG
- a CDS encoding fructose bisphosphate aldolase, with product MQTSDMTAKMAAGKGFIAALDQSGGSTPKALKGYGIEEGAWSDEAGMYGLIHDMRSRIISSPAFTGEKVIGAILFERTMDGQVGGVPTPQALIAKGVVPFIKIDKGLEDEADGVQLMKPMPELDALLERSKALGVYGTKERSVINSASQEGIAEIVKQQFEIGNQVLSHGMMPMLEPEINIKSDTRAECDAILLAEILKNLDTLPDGVQVMLKLSLPVKPGTFDPLVDHPKVLRVVALSGGYERPEACVELSKNKGIIASFSRALLQDLRFQMTDAEFDKSLGDAIDEIYKGSTQKIEATAAA from the coding sequence ATGCAGACCTCCGACATGACGGCCAAGATGGCCGCAGGCAAAGGCTTCATCGCTGCACTTGATCAGAGCGGCGGTTCCACGCCCAAGGCCTTGAAGGGCTACGGCATCGAAGAGGGTGCATGGAGCGACGAGGCGGGCATGTACGGCCTGATCCACGACATGCGCAGCCGCATCATTTCCTCGCCCGCCTTCACCGGCGAGAAGGTCATCGGCGCGATCCTATTCGAGCGCACCATGGACGGGCAGGTCGGCGGCGTGCCGACCCCGCAGGCGCTGATCGCCAAGGGCGTCGTGCCCTTCATCAAGATCGACAAGGGCCTGGAGGACGAGGCGGACGGCGTGCAGCTGATGAAGCCGATGCCCGAGCTCGACGCCCTGCTGGAGCGGTCCAAGGCGCTGGGCGTCTATGGCACCAAGGAGCGCTCCGTGATCAACTCGGCGAGCCAGGAAGGCATCGCCGAGATCGTCAAGCAGCAGTTCGAGATCGGCAACCAGGTACTCAGCCACGGCATGATGCCGATGCTGGAGCCCGAGATCAACATCAAGTCTGACACCCGCGCCGAGTGCGACGCAATCCTGTTGGCCGAGATCCTGAAGAACCTCGACACCCTGCCGGACGGCGTTCAGGTCATGCTCAAGCTCTCCCTGCCGGTGAAGCCCGGCACGTTCGACCCGCTGGTCGACCATCCCAAGGTGCTGCGCGTCGTAGCGCTCTCCGGCGGTTACGAGCGTCCCGAGGCTTGCGTCGAGCTGTCGAAGAACAAGGGCATCATCGCCAGCTTCAGCCGCGCGCTGCTACAGGACCTGCGCTTCCAGATGACTGACGCCGAGTTCGACAAGTCGCTCGGCGACGCGATCGACGAGATCTACAAGGGCTCGACGCAGAAGATCGAAGCGACCGCCGCGGCCTGA
- a CDS encoding acyltransferase, translating into MIKALPEARAGANGRPAARYVTLDGMRGLAAIAVALFHFDIYLMPHGYVAVDFFFVLSGFVLYRSYLPRFRQGLGIGTFMVQRLARLYPLFLLGLMLGLAVALQQIWVADPHATAPSRLATTMLFNGLMLPSPAGLPYYPLNVPSWSLFFEIVANLGLIVLIFRLPRVALVAICIVSAVGMAPIILRNGSGNIGALWGEHGIAFMRTAFSFTLGVIIAMLPEWRGAPDVETPRASGWLGVMCIAGIGVLLALPVPKEWIAAYDLAIILFFSPILVYLGSRTEPVRFAAPAAAFVGEVSYALYAVHWSFIEPMRAAVRYLGIAPIPAAALFLTIMVTAAWAAVRWYDLPLRRRLSAMLRREARGPRPLGA; encoded by the coding sequence ATGATCAAGGCCCTACCCGAAGCTCGCGCCGGAGCGAATGGTCGCCCTGCGGCGCGCTATGTGACGCTTGACGGCATGCGCGGGCTGGCGGCGATTGCGGTCGCGCTGTTCCACTTCGATATCTACCTCATGCCGCACGGCTACGTCGCGGTGGACTTCTTCTTCGTGCTGTCGGGCTTCGTGCTTTACCGCAGCTACCTGCCGCGCTTTCGCCAGGGACTGGGCATCGGCACCTTCATGGTGCAGCGGCTGGCGCGGCTCTATCCCTTGTTCCTGCTCGGCCTCATGCTCGGGCTTGCCGTCGCGTTGCAGCAGATCTGGGTGGCCGATCCGCATGCCACGGCTCCATCAAGGCTCGCGACGACGATGCTGTTCAACGGCTTGATGCTGCCGTCACCCGCAGGTCTGCCGTACTACCCGCTCAACGTGCCATCCTGGTCCTTGTTCTTCGAGATCGTCGCGAACCTCGGACTTATCGTGCTGATCTTCCGTCTGCCGCGCGTCGCGCTGGTGGCGATCTGCATCGTTTCCGCCGTCGGCATGGCACCAATCATCCTCAGAAACGGTTCGGGCAACATCGGCGCGCTCTGGGGCGAGCACGGCATTGCCTTCATGCGCACGGCATTCTCGTTCACGCTGGGTGTGATCATTGCGATGCTGCCCGAATGGCGCGGCGCGCCCGATGTCGAGACGCCGCGCGCTTCGGGATGGTTGGGAGTGATGTGCATCGCAGGCATCGGTGTGCTGCTGGCTCTGCCGGTGCCGAAGGAATGGATTGCCGCTTACGACCTAGCCATCATTCTCTTCTTCTCGCCCATCCTGGTCTACCTCGGTAGCAGGACCGAACCGGTCCGTTTCGCAGCGCCCGCCGCGGCGTTCGTGGGCGAGGTATCGTACGCGCTTTATGCCGTGCACTGGTCCTTCATCGAGCCGATGCGGGCGGCCGTCCGCTATCTGGGGATCGCGCCGATCCCGGCTGCAGCGCTGTTCCTGACGATCATGGTGACGGCCGCCTGGGCCGCGGTGCGCTGGTACGACCTGCCGCTGCGGCGGCGCCTGTCCGCTATGCTGCGACGGGAGGCCCGCGGCCCGCGTCCGCTCGGCGCCTGA
- the pgk gene encoding phosphoglycerate kinase, with product MSSFKTLDDLPDVNGKVALVRVDLNLPMQDGAVTDDTRIRAAAPTVLELSEKGAKVLLLAHFGRPKGERSSTQSLSMVVGAVEKVFGKEVMFVPEIAGPVVAQSVGILRPGDIAILENTRFWKGEEKNDPELAQAIAANADFYVNDAFSAAHRAHATTEGLAKVLPAYAGRSMEAELKALDAALGTPVKPVAAVVGGAKVSSKLDVLTHLVTQVDHLIIGGGMANTFLAAKGVDVGKSLCEHDLADTANHILETADKAGCTVHLPYEVVVSKEFAANPPSLRTCNVHEVAADEMILDAGPSAAEALGDVLKTCRTLVWNGPLGAFEMAPFDAATVALAKTAAALTREGSLTSVAGGGDTVAALNHASVAQDFSYISTAGGAFLEWMEGKELPGVAALEA from the coding sequence ATGAGCAGTTTCAAGACCCTCGACGATCTTCCTGACGTGAATGGCAAGGTCGCGCTTGTGCGTGTCGACCTCAATCTGCCGATGCAAGACGGCGCCGTCACTGATGACACCCGCATCCGTGCGGCAGCGCCCACCGTGCTGGAGCTCTCGGAGAAGGGGGCCAAGGTCCTGCTGCTCGCACACTTCGGACGTCCCAAGGGTGAGCGTAGTTCCACCCAATCGCTCTCGATGGTGGTCGGCGCAGTCGAGAAGGTGTTCGGCAAGGAAGTGATGTTCGTGCCCGAGATCGCCGGGCCGGTCGTCGCGCAATCGGTTGGTATACTGCGCCCGGGCGACATCGCCATCCTGGAGAACACGCGCTTTTGGAAAGGCGAGGAGAAGAACGATCCCGAGTTGGCTCAGGCGATTGCCGCCAATGCCGACTTCTATGTCAACGATGCCTTCTCCGCCGCGCACCGTGCGCATGCGACTACCGAAGGTCTTGCCAAGGTGCTGCCGGCCTATGCCGGCCGGTCGATGGAAGCCGAACTCAAGGCTCTCGACGCCGCGCTCGGCACGCCGGTGAAGCCCGTGGCTGCTGTCGTCGGCGGCGCCAAGGTCTCGTCCAAGCTCGACGTGCTCACGCACCTTGTCACCCAGGTCGACCACCTGATCATCGGCGGCGGCATGGCCAACACCTTCCTCGCCGCCAAGGGTGTCGACGTCGGCAAGTCGCTGTGTGAGCATGACCTCGCCGATACCGCCAACCATATCCTCGAGACCGCCGACAAGGCCGGCTGCACCGTGCACCTGCCATATGAAGTGGTAGTCTCCAAGGAATTCGCCGCCAATCCGCCCTCGTTGCGCACCTGCAACGTCCATGAGGTCGCGGCCGACGAGATGATCCTCGACGCCGGTCCCTCCGCTGCCGAGGCCCTCGGCGACGTGCTCAAGACCTGCCGCACGCTGGTCTGGAACGGACCGCTCGGCGCGTTCGAGATGGCGCCGTTCGATGCCGCCACGGTCGCTCTCGCGAAGACCGCAGCGGCGCTGACACGCGAAGGCTCGCTGACCTCGGTCGCGGGTGGCGGTGACACCGTCGCGGCGCTCAACCACGCGAGCGTAGCGCAGGATTTCTCGTACATTTCAACGGCAGGCGGTGCTTTCCTCGAATGGATGGAAGGCAAGGAGCTGCCAGGCGTCGCGGCGCTGGAGGCTTGA
- a CDS encoding MOSC domain-containing protein → MKPGGKGRRQVSLIEAESWATALDELQVHPDEALPWHARRANLLVEGLRLPREEGYVVAIGATLRILITQECDPCSRMEEILPGLKAALLADWRGGFLGKVIADGDIAVGDEVRIER, encoded by the coding sequence GTGAAGCCGGGTGGCAAAGGTCGCCGGCAAGTATCTCTGATCGAAGCGGAAAGCTGGGCGACGGCGCTGGACGAACTCCAGGTCCACCCAGACGAAGCGCTGCCTTGGCATGCCCGGCGCGCCAATCTTCTTGTCGAAGGCCTGCGCTTGCCGCGCGAGGAGGGCTATGTCGTCGCGATCGGGGCTACCTTGCGCATTCTGATCACGCAGGAGTGCGATCCGTGCAGCCGCATGGAAGAAATCCTGCCTGGCCTCAAGGCTGCGCTATTGGCTGACTGGCGCGGCGGCTTTCTCGGCAAAGTGATAGCGGACGGCGACATCGCCGTGGGCGATGAAGTAAGGATCGAAAGATGA
- the gap gene encoding type I glyceraldehyde-3-phosphate dehydrogenase — MATKVAINGFGRIGRNVARAILERTDHDLELVSINDLASAKANALLFKRDSVHGAFEGTVEVDGEDLIINGKRIKVTAERDPANLPHAANGIDIALECTGFFTDKASASKHIEAGAKRVLISAPAKGVDLTVVYGVNHDKLTAEHLVVSNASCTTNCLAPLAKVLHEKIGIERGLMTTIHSYTNDQKILDQIHSDPRRARAAAMNMIPTSTGAAVAVGLVLPDLAGKLDGSSIRVPTPNVSVVDLTFQPKRDTTVEEVNALLKEAAEGELKGVLAFTDEPLVSIDFNHDPASSTVDSLETAVLEGKLVRVLSWYDNEWGFSNRMVDTAGVIGKLL; from the coding sequence ATGGCGACCAAGGTTGCGATCAATGGTTTCGGACGTATCGGGCGCAATGTCGCTCGCGCCATTCTCGAGCGTACCGACCACGACCTCGAGCTGGTCTCGATCAACGACCTCGCGAGCGCCAAGGCGAACGCCCTCCTGTTCAAGCGTGACTCGGTCCACGGCGCCTTCGAGGGCACCGTCGAAGTCGACGGCGAAGACCTGATCATCAACGGCAAGCGCATCAAGGTGACGGCCGAGCGCGACCCGGCGAACCTGCCGCACGCCGCCAACGGCATCGACATCGCTCTCGAGTGCACCGGCTTCTTCACCGACAAGGCCTCGGCTTCGAAGCACATCGAAGCGGGCGCCAAGCGCGTGCTGATCTCGGCTCCGGCCAAGGGCGTCGATCTGACCGTCGTCTACGGCGTCAACCATGACAAGCTGACCGCCGAGCACTTGGTCGTGTCGAACGCATCGTGCACCACGAACTGCCTGGCCCCGCTCGCCAAGGTCCTGCACGAGAAGATCGGTATCGAGCGCGGCCTGATGACCACGATCCACTCATATACCAACGACCAGAAGATCCTGGACCAGATCCACTCCGACCCGCGCCGCGCCCGCGCCGCGGCGATGAACATGATCCCGACCAGCACCGGCGCTGCCGTTGCCGTCGGCCTTGTGCTGCCGGACCTCGCCGGCAAGCTCGACGGTTCGTCGATCCGCGTGCCCACCCCGAACGTCTCGGTCGTCGACCTGACCTTCCAGCCCAAGCGCGACACCACCGTTGAGGAAGTCAACGCGCTGCTCAAGGAAGCTGCCGAGGGCGAGCTCAAGGGCGTCCTGGCGTTCACCGACGAGCCGCTGGTTTCGATCGACTTCAACCACGATCCGGCCTCTTCGACCGTCGACAGCCTGGAAACGGCTGTGCTCGAAGGCAAGCTGGTGCGCGTGCTGTCGTGGTACGACAATGAGTGGGGCTTCTCGAACCGAATGGTCGACACCGCCGGCGTGATCGGCAAGCTGCTCTAA
- the tkt gene encoding transketolase — translation MSTDPTRFAPMANAIRALSMDAVQAANSGHPGMPMGMADVATVLFSEFLRFDPSRPDWADRDRFVLSAGHGSMLIYSLLYLTGYDSPTIEDIRNFRQMGSVCAGHPENFLIPGIECTTGPLGQGLAMAVGMAAAERHLNATFGDDLVDHNTWVIAGDGCLMEGINHEAIGLAGTLKLGRLKVLWDDNRITIDGDTSLSTTEDIPARYKASGWDVFSCDGHDFADIERALAEAELSDKPSLVACRTVIGKGAPNKQGGHDVHGAPLGADEIAATRLGLGWTAEPFVIPEDILADWRKVGAKGAAAREEWESRVAADPQAAEFQRRMAGELPDVAEVRATLQSWLEGDANVATRKASENVLNVLVPAIPELIGGSADLTGSNNTKAKNQAPLTGDDYAGRYVYYGIREFGMAAAMNGMALHGGVIPYGGTFLIFSDYCRNAIRLSALQQTRVVYVLTHDSIGLGEDGPTHQPVEHIMSMRLIPNLYVFRPADAIETAEAWQIALDAPNTPSVLALSRQNLPQLRHAGHPAGELPTARGAYRLVSAKGERRVILIATGSEVQVAVQVAERLESQGIGADVISAPCLELFEQQDESYKRELLPDVDPSQVLRVSIEAGVTWGWERYTMVNGLNIGIDRFGASAPAKDLFARFGFTADSIVPKILDKLST, via the coding sequence ATGAGCACCGACCCCACCCGCTTCGCGCCGATGGCGAATGCCATCCGTGCGCTGTCGATGGATGCGGTGCAGGCGGCGAACTCGGGCCATCCCGGCATGCCGATGGGCATGGCCGACGTGGCGACGGTGCTGTTCAGCGAGTTCCTGCGCTTCGATCCTTCCCGACCTGATTGGGCCGACCGCGACCGCTTCGTGCTGTCGGCCGGCCACGGGTCGATGCTGATCTACTCGCTGCTGTACCTCACCGGCTACGATAGCCCGACGATCGAGGACATCCGCAACTTCCGGCAGATGGGCTCGGTCTGCGCCGGTCACCCTGAGAACTTCCTGATCCCGGGTATCGAGTGCACCACGGGTCCCTTGGGGCAGGGCCTCGCCATGGCGGTCGGCATGGCGGCGGCAGAGCGGCACCTCAACGCGACCTTCGGCGACGACCTCGTCGATCACAACACCTGGGTGATCGCGGGCGACGGCTGCCTGATGGAAGGCATCAACCACGAGGCCATCGGCCTCGCCGGGACGCTCAAGCTCGGCCGCCTCAAGGTCCTGTGGGACGACAACCGCATCACCATCGACGGCGACACTTCGCTGTCGACGACCGAGGACATCCCGGCGCGCTACAAGGCGTCTGGCTGGGACGTGTTCTCGTGCGACGGCCATGACTTCGCCGACATCGAGCGTGCGCTGGCCGAGGCGGAGCTGTCCGACAAGCCGTCGCTGGTCGCGTGCCGCACGGTGATCGGCAAGGGCGCGCCCAACAAGCAGGGCGGGCATGACGTCCACGGCGCTCCGCTCGGCGCCGACGAGATCGCTGCGACGCGCCTAGGGCTGGGCTGGACGGCCGAGCCTTTCGTGATACCCGAAGACATTCTGGCGGACTGGCGCAAAGTCGGTGCGAAGGGCGCCGCGGCACGCGAAGAGTGGGAATCGCGCGTTGCTGCCGACCCGCAAGCGGCCGAGTTCCAGCGCCGCATGGCGGGCGAACTGCCCGACGTCGCCGAAGTGCGCGCCACGCTGCAGTCGTGGCTGGAGGGCGACGCGAACGTAGCCACCCGCAAGGCCAGCGAGAACGTGCTCAACGTGCTGGTGCCCGCGATCCCCGAGCTGATCGGCGGCTCCGCCGATCTCACCGGCTCGAACAACACCAAGGCCAAGAACCAGGCGCCGCTCACTGGCGACGACTACGCCGGCCGCTATGTCTATTACGGCATCCGCGAGTTCGGCATGGCCGCGGCGATGAACGGCATGGCGCTGCACGGGGGCGTGATCCCCTACGGCGGCACTTTCCTGATCTTCTCCGACTATTGCCGCAACGCGATCCGCTTGTCGGCGCTGCAGCAGACGCGCGTTGTCTACGTGCTGACGCATGACTCGATCGGCCTTGGCGAAGATGGCCCGACCCACCAGCCGGTCGAGCACATCATGTCGATGCGCCTGATCCCCAACCTTTACGTCTTCCGTCCCGCGGACGCGATCGAGACCGCCGAAGCCTGGCAGATCGCGCTTGATGCGCCGAACACGCCTTCGGTGCTGGCGCTCAGCCGCCAGAACCTGCCGCAGCTGCGCCATGCCGGTCATCCCGCGGGCGAACTGCCGACTGCGCGCGGCGCCTATCGCCTCGTCAGCGCGAAGGGTGAGCGCCGCGTGATCCTGATCGCGACCGGCTCGGAAGTTCAGGTCGCGGTTCAAGTCGCCGAACGTCTGGAGAGCCAGGGCATCGGCGCCGACGTGATCTCCGCACCGTGCCTCGAGCTCTTCGAACAGCAGGACGAGAGCTACAAGCGCGAGTTGCTGCCCGACGTCGACCCTTCGCAGGTTCTGCGCGTCTCGATCGAGGCGGGCGTGACTTGGGGGTGGGAGCGCTACACGATGGTCAACGGCCTCAACATCGGCATCGACCGCTTCGGCGCGTCGGCCCCGGCCAAGGATCTGTTCGCGCGCTTTGGCTTCACCGCAGACAGTATCGTTCCCAAGATTCTGGATAAACTCAGCACGTAA
- a CDS encoding cell division protein ZapA, which translates to MSNVQLTIGGRGFTVSCPEGEQGHVAMLGRMIDTMVAEGNLRTQTEPRMLLYAAMMLADALHEAQQALATIPAAPEPIPAEPDPETEQRVERIAVRLEALARHLEDRAPNA; encoded by the coding sequence ATGAGCAACGTCCAGCTGACGATCGGCGGGCGTGGCTTCACCGTGTCCTGTCCCGAAGGCGAGCAAGGCCATGTCGCCATGCTGGGCCGGATGATCGACACGATGGTGGCAGAGGGCAACCTGCGCACGCAGACCGAGCCCCGCATGCTGCTGTACGCCGCGATGATGCTCGCCGACGCTCTCCACGAGGCGCAACAAGCCCTGGCGACGATCCCCGCCGCACCTGAGCCGATCCCGGCCGAACCCGATCCAGAAACCGAGCAGCGGGTGGAGCGCATCGCGGTTCGTCTCGAAGCACTCGCGCGGCATCTTGAGGATCGGGCGCCGAACGCCTAG
- a CDS encoding 5-formyltetrahydrofolate cyclo-ligase → MDPSPPTQSSPDKAQLRKQFRALRREHVASLPQSMRALLFLRPPVPVVRAIPEQAVVGLYYPHANEAPTLSYARWLHENGRQVALPRFADRNTPMVFHRWDDPLDESTLESGPFGVPQPDADSVKVSPEVLFMPLIAFTADGARLGQGGGHYDRWLAANPATLPIGLAWDVQLAEALPHEPHDRTLAMVVTPTRLYEGTR, encoded by the coding sequence GTGGACCCGTCACCCCCGACCCAGAGCTCGCCAGACAAGGCCCAGTTGCGCAAGCAGTTTCGCGCGCTCCGCCGAGAGCACGTAGCCTCGCTGCCGCAGAGCATGCGTGCGCTGCTGTTCCTGCGCCCGCCGGTGCCGGTCGTACGGGCCATACCCGAGCAAGCAGTGGTCGGCCTCTACTATCCGCACGCAAACGAAGCGCCAACGCTCTCCTACGCGCGGTGGCTGCACGAGAACGGGCGTCAGGTCGCCCTCCCCCGCTTCGCCGATCGCAACACGCCCATGGTGTTTCACCGCTGGGACGATCCGCTCGATGAGAGCACGCTGGAAAGCGGACCGTTCGGGGTGCCGCAGCCGGATGCGGACAGCGTGAAGGTCTCGCCCGAAGTACTGTTCATGCCGCTGATCGCTTTCACGGCGGATGGGGCGCGGTTGGGCCAAGGCGGTGGACACTACGACCGCTGGCTGGCCGCCAACCCTGCGACGCTGCCGATCGGCCTCGCCTGGGACGTGCAACTGGCCGAGGCGCTGCCGCACGAGCCGCATGACAGGACCCTGGCCATGGTGGTCACTCCTACTCGCCTCTACGAAGGAACCCGCTGA
- a CDS encoding DUF2842 domain-containing protein, protein MREEPTWRIPIGVLGLVLALGLYALAIARFLAPWMANWPALAQAPIYLVLGIVWILPLRRFLIWMETGRWG, encoded by the coding sequence ATGCGCGAAGAGCCGACATGGCGGATCCCGATTGGCGTGCTGGGGCTGGTCCTGGCGCTGGGTCTGTATGCCCTTGCGATCGCGCGGTTCCTGGCGCCGTGGATGGCGAACTGGCCGGCGCTCGCGCAGGCTCCGATCTACCTGGTGCTCGGGATCGTGTGGATTCTGCCCTTGCGCCGGTTCCTGATCTGGATGGAGACGGGGCGCTGGGGCTGA